In Chloracidobacterium sp., one genomic interval encodes:
- a CDS encoding ergothioneine biosynthesis protein EgtB — MQAVKKNEPGESLADLYSKVRGETERLCEPLEIEDYVPQPVVDVSPPRWNIAHTTWFFEEMILSKRKGYERFDPHFAFLFNSYYNTVGERTQRDRRGWLSRPTVKRVYEYRKYVDEKMLELLTSGEPLDAETEAIFVLGLNHEQQHQELFLTDLKYTFSVNPIFPVYCEGFAPEEAAMDADGGFVDIEEGLYEIGYAGDGFCFDNELARHKVWLDGCQIASSLVTNAEFIEFINDGGYRIHYLWHADGWDWVNRNNADSPLYWHKRDGGYMHYTLSGLRPLPLDAPVCHISFYEAAAFAEWKGERLPTEFEWEAANQKFRWGLRWEWTNSAYLPYPHFAKGTGAVGEYNGKFMIDQMVLRGASVATPKGHSRPTYRNFFQPRLRWQFTGIRLCRK, encoded by the coding sequence ATGCAGGCAGTAAAGAAAAATGAACCGGGCGAAAGCCTGGCTGATCTCTATTCAAAAGTTCGCGGCGAGACGGAACGGCTCTGCGAGCCGCTTGAGATCGAAGATTACGTACCGCAGCCCGTGGTAGATGTTTCACCGCCAAGGTGGAATATCGCTCATACGACGTGGTTCTTTGAAGAAATGATCCTCTCGAAGCGAAAGGGCTATGAGCGTTTCGACCCGCATTTTGCATTCCTATTTAACAGTTACTACAACACCGTCGGTGAGCGAACCCAACGGGATCGCCGAGGGTGGCTCAGCCGACCGACGGTCAAGCGAGTTTACGAATATCGCAAGTATGTCGATGAGAAGATGTTGGAACTTTTGACGTCAGGCGAGCCGCTTGACGCCGAAACCGAAGCGATCTTCGTCCTCGGCCTTAATCACGAGCAGCAGCATCAGGAACTCTTTTTGACCGACTTGAAATATACGTTTAGCGTAAATCCGATATTTCCTGTGTACTGCGAAGGTTTTGCTCCGGAAGAGGCTGCGATGGACGCAGACGGCGGCTTTGTTGACATTGAAGAAGGCCTTTATGAGATCGGCTATGCGGGCGATGGCTTCTGCTTCGACAATGAACTTGCACGGCACAAGGTTTGGCTGGACGGCTGCCAGATCGCAAGCTCGCTCGTAACAAATGCCGAGTTCATTGAATTCATCAACGACGGCGGCTATCGGATCCACTACCTTTGGCACGCAGACGGCTGGGATTGGGTAAACCGGAACAACGCAGACAGCCCGTTGTATTGGCACAAGCGGGATGGCGGCTATATGCACTACACGCTGTCAGGTTTGAGGCCGTTGCCGCTTGATGCGCCTGTGTGCCATATCTCCTTCTATGAGGCCGCCGCGTTCGCTGAGTGGAAGGGCGAGCGCCTTCCGACCGAATTCGAGTGGGAAGCCGCGAATCAGAAATTCCGATGGGGCCTGCGTTGGGAGTGGACGAATTCGGCATATCTGCCGTATCCGCACTTTGCAAAAGGAACCGGCGCGGTCGGTGAATACAACGGCAAGTTCATGATCGATCAGATGGTGCTTCGCGGGGCGTCGGTAGCAACTCCTAAAGGCCACAGCCGCCCGACATACCGCAATTTCTTCCAGCCGAGGCTCCGCTGGCAATTCACCGGCATCAGGCTTTGTCGTAAATAG
- the egtD gene encoding L-histidine N(alpha)-methyltransferase, which translates to MQGNSTTEITQFADDVLKGLSASPKYLSSKYFYDSEGSRLFQEIMKLPEYYLTNCERAIFETQAAEILEAFAGSENAFDLIELGAGDGSKTAILIDRSLARSVDVTYSAIDISQEALSGLGRTFSEKFPMLKVNLLDGDYLKILASLKHTSERRKVLLFLGSNIGNYSHDAAVELFRSLHTVMNSRDLLLVGFDLQKDPYVIAAAYDDDAGVTARFNLNLLKRIDREFGGDFDVAKFSHHSIYDPINGAARSYLISGEAQTVNIEALGRSFNFDEWEAVFVEVSQKYSMAAIDRLAEASGFSIEQNFLDDRQYYCDSLWAPTN; encoded by the coding sequence ATGCAGGGCAATTCCACAACTGAGATCACGCAATTTGCGGACGACGTCCTCAAGGGCTTGTCCGCTTCGCCAAAGTACCTCTCGTCAAAGTATTTTTACGACAGCGAGGGGTCAAGGCTCTTCCAAGAGATAATGAAACTGCCCGAGTATTACCTGACAAACTGTGAACGGGCGATATTTGAAACGCAGGCGGCGGAGATACTCGAGGCTTTCGCAGGCAGCGAGAATGCCTTTGACCTCATAGAGCTCGGTGCCGGCGACGGCTCGAAGACAGCGATCTTGATCGATCGATCCCTTGCGCGGTCCGTCGATGTCACCTACTCAGCTATCGACATATCGCAGGAGGCCCTTAGCGGCCTCGGCAGAACATTCTCTGAGAAATTCCCGATGTTGAAAGTGAACCTTCTCGACGGCGATTATTTGAAGATACTCGCCTCGCTCAAGCACACTTCCGAACGGCGAAAGGTGCTCCTGTTTCTCGGGTCGAACATCGGCAATTATTCGCATGACGCGGCCGTCGAGCTTTTCCGTTCGCTGCACACGGTGATGAACAGCCGCGACCTTCTCCTCGTCGGTTTCGACCTGCAGAAGGATCCGTATGTCATTGCAGCCGCGTATGACGACGATGCGGGCGTGACTGCCCGGTTCAACCTCAACCTGCTGAAACGAATAGATCGCGAATTCGGCGGCGATTTTGACGTTGCAAAATTCTCGCACCACTCGATCTACGATCCGATCAATGGGGCGGCCCGCTCATACCTTATCAGCGGTGAAGCTCAAACGGTTAATATTGAGGCCCTTGGCCGATCGTTCAACTTTGACGAATGGGAAGCCGTATTCGTTGAGGTGTCACAGAAATATTCGATGGCCGCGATCGACCGCCTTGCCGAAGCGAGCGGCTTCTCGATCGAACAGAATTTTCTTGATGACCGGCAATACTACTGCGACTCGCTTTGGGCTCCGACGAATTAA
- a CDS encoding biotin--[acetyl-CoA-carboxylase] ligase: MQINVIRFDSLPSTNTEAAEQAGRGAAEGTCIIAAEQTAGRGRLGRRWAGSKGTGLYLSIVLRPAIEPRSLPLMTLMAGLAVHDTMHEIGLRPDIKWVNDVLIGERKISGILAETIETPLGRAVIVGIGINIRSEGLPPEIAAIATSLSDQGVRINAETIERILLRRLTDRYTRLLAEGGCGETIAEWAERSSYFAGKAIRATLGTSTIEGITDGLEPDGGLRVKLPDGSVNIIRSGEVERLRSI, from the coding sequence ATGCAAATAAATGTCATCCGTTTTGACTCCTTGCCTTCTACCAATACCGAGGCGGCCGAGCAGGCCGGACGCGGAGCGGCCGAAGGCACCTGCATCATTGCCGCCGAACAAACCGCAGGCCGCGGCCGTCTTGGCCGCAGATGGGCCGGCAGCAAAGGCACGGGCCTTTATCTGAGCATCGTCCTCCGTCCGGCCATCGAACCGCGATCCCTGCCGCTTATGACGCTGATGGCAGGCCTCGCGGTGCACGATACAATGCACGAGATCGGTCTCCGGCCGGATATTAAGTGGGTAAATGACGTCTTGATCGGCGAGCGAAAGATAAGCGGGATACTCGCAGAGACGATCGAGACACCGCTCGGCCGCGCGGTTATCGTAGGTATCGGCATCAATATAAGATCCGAGGGCCTGCCGCCCGAGATCGCAGCAATTGCCACATCCCTCAGCGATCAAGGCGTACGCATTAATGCAGAAACGATCGAGCGAATATTACTGCGCCGTTTGACGGACCGCTACACGCGCCTTTTGGCCGAGGGCGGCTGCGGCGAGACCATCGCGGAATGGGCCGAACGCTCAAGTTATTTTGCCGGAAAGGCCATTCGTGCAACCCTTGGCACATCAACGATCGAAGGTATTACTGACGGGCTTGAGCCGGACGGCGGTTTACGTGTTAAACTTCCCGACGGCAGCGTTAACATTATCCGTTCGGGCGAGGTCGAGCGTCTCAGAAGCATCTGA